In Pseudokineococcus lusitanus, one genomic interval encodes:
- a CDS encoding alpha/beta fold hydrolase, with product MPTTPALPGAVEHLVDVADGVRLWARTSGDPGGSPVLLVMGAASSGVVWPDALVERLGRQHRVVVWDHRDTGRSSAAMDVAPYALTDLAEDAVRVLDAVGADRAHVVGMSMGGLLAQLLLLDHPDRLLSATLFCTGPLAGAPVPEDLVPPGTTPPGPSPELLALWGRLGEERDAAAELTFRVEHWQALAGGGVPFPRAEVEALEARVVAHGGPADASSATAHARAGTDGLARGAELAAVTTPTLVVEAPEDPAYPPPSAALLARAVGAATGGARLVTVPGMGHALPAAVLGPLGDAVAAHLDAVDAAGGGTSG from the coding sequence ATGCCGACGACCCCCGCCCTGCCCGGAGCCGTGGAGCACCTCGTCGACGTCGCCGACGGCGTCCGCCTCTGGGCCCGGACGAGCGGCGACCCCGGCGGCAGCCCCGTGCTCCTCGTCATGGGCGCCGCCTCGAGCGGCGTCGTCTGGCCGGACGCCCTCGTGGAGCGGCTCGGCCGGCAGCACCGCGTCGTCGTCTGGGACCACCGGGACACCGGCCGCTCGAGCGCGGCCATGGACGTCGCCCCTTACGCGCTGACGGACCTCGCGGAGGACGCCGTGCGGGTCCTCGACGCGGTCGGCGCGGACCGGGCGCACGTCGTCGGCATGTCGATGGGCGGGCTGCTCGCGCAGCTGCTCCTGCTCGACCACCCCGACCGGCTCCTCTCGGCGACCCTCTTCTGCACCGGGCCCCTCGCCGGCGCCCCCGTGCCCGAGGACCTCGTGCCGCCCGGCACCACGCCGCCCGGGCCGTCGCCGGAGCTGCTCGCGCTGTGGGGGCGCCTCGGCGAGGAGCGCGACGCCGCCGCGGAGCTCACCTTCCGGGTCGAGCACTGGCAGGCGCTCGCGGGCGGCGGCGTCCCCTTCCCGCGCGCCGAGGTCGAGGCGCTGGAGGCCCGCGTCGTCGCGCACGGCGGCCCGGCCGACGCGTCCTCGGCCACGGCGCACGCCCGGGCCGGCACCGACGGCCTCGCCCGGGGCGCGGAGCTGGCCGCCGTCACGACGCCGACCCTCGTCGTCGAGGCGCCCGAGGACCCCGCGTACCCGCCGCCCAGCGCGGCGCTGCTGGCCCGGGCCGTCGGCGCCGCGACCGGCGGCGCGCGCCTCGTCACCGTCCCCGGCATGGGCCACGCCCTGCCCGCCGCGGTGCTGGGACCCCTCGGCGACGCCGTCGCGGCGCACCTCGACGCCGTCGACGCGGCGGGGGGCGGCACGTCCGGCTGA
- a CDS encoding glycosyltransferase family 2 protein: MSSPGRHAAVPPAPPGEGERPGAAPRGPGGSTAQGLTGLLTGWLPLAGVLVAGALARLLDPADPAGAGGPTGAPAGLTTAAETAAALVAAAAVGLLVRRWGGWGWLAALAAAPAALGPAQLAAAGRGALEPVLVALVALGLLAVLWRAASGVVAALVGLVCAAGSSLAVLAASAGAPDDGALGVLAPLAGEPLVGGQGPDGLLGALAPSAVETGAVLVALVLALAAVLGLGRARPSRSRGAVATTAVVPLLLAVAPLLVEGLTPAAALPALAVVPAAGALAVTALLRGRRGRRAGPVPADDVDRAAVADLHARVGVPALAPVVVAVAAYDEEGGIGAVLDRMPTELCGLPVDVLVVDDGSADGTAAVVAAHPRALSVACPVNRGQGAALRLAYRVAREHGARLVVTTDADGQYDVADMPAVLGPVVRGEADFVTGSRLLGRQETRDRVRRTGVHVFAGVVTLLTGHRTTDTSFGLRAMRADLTGVVTLRQPQYQSSELLLGAHAHGYRVAEVPASMAVRAAGSSKKGKNLVYGSRYARVVLGTAWREGLPAPVTEVAPALRP; encoded by the coding sequence GTGAGCTCGCCCGGCCGTCACGCCGCCGTCCCCCCGGCGCCCCCCGGGGAGGGGGAGCGCCCCGGTGCCGCCCCGCGCGGGCCCGGCGGCTCGACGGCGCAGGGGCTCACCGGCCTCCTGACGGGATGGCTGCCCCTCGCGGGCGTCCTCGTCGCCGGCGCGCTCGCGCGGCTGCTCGACCCCGCCGACCCCGCCGGTGCGGGCGGGCCCACCGGGGCGCCCGCCGGCCTCACGACCGCCGCCGAGACGGCCGCCGCCCTCGTGGCCGCGGCCGCCGTCGGCCTCCTCGTCCGCCGCTGGGGCGGCTGGGGCTGGCTCGCCGCGCTCGCCGCCGCGCCCGCCGCGCTCGGCCCGGCCCAGCTCGCCGCCGCCGGGCGGGGCGCGCTCGAGCCGGTGCTCGTCGCCCTCGTCGCGCTCGGCCTCCTGGCCGTCCTCTGGCGCGCCGCCTCGGGCGTCGTCGCCGCGCTCGTCGGGCTCGTCTGCGCGGCCGGCTCCTCGCTCGCCGTCCTCGCCGCGTCGGCGGGCGCCCCGGACGACGGAGCCCTGGGCGTCCTCGCGCCGCTGGCCGGCGAGCCGCTCGTCGGCGGCCAGGGCCCGGACGGGCTGCTCGGCGCGCTGGCGCCGTCGGCCGTCGAGACCGGCGCGGTGCTCGTGGCGCTCGTCCTCGCGCTCGCCGCCGTCCTCGGCCTCGGGCGGGCGCGGCCGTCCCGCAGCCGCGGCGCCGTGGCGACGACGGCGGTCGTCCCGCTGCTGCTCGCCGTCGCACCGCTGCTCGTCGAGGGGCTCACGCCCGCCGCGGCGCTGCCGGCCCTCGCCGTCGTGCCCGCCGCGGGCGCGCTGGCCGTGACGGCGCTGCTGCGCGGCCGGCGCGGCCGCCGCGCGGGACCCGTCCCCGCCGACGACGTCGACCGCGCCGCCGTCGCCGACCTCCACGCCCGCGTCGGGGTGCCGGCGCTCGCGCCCGTCGTCGTGGCCGTCGCGGCGTACGACGAGGAGGGCGGGATCGGCGCCGTGCTCGACCGCATGCCCACCGAGCTGTGCGGCCTGCCCGTCGACGTCCTCGTCGTCGACGACGGCAGCGCCGACGGCACGGCCGCCGTCGTGGCCGCGCACCCGCGGGCGCTCTCCGTCGCCTGCCCCGTCAACCGCGGGCAGGGCGCCGCGCTGCGCCTGGCCTACCGGGTGGCCCGCGAGCACGGCGCCCGCCTGGTCGTCACGACGGACGCCGACGGCCAGTACGACGTCGCGGACATGCCCGCCGTCCTCGGGCCCGTCGTCCGCGGGGAGGCCGACTTCGTCACCGGCTCGCGGCTGCTCGGCCGCCAGGAGACCCGCGACCGGGTGCGGCGCACGGGCGTCCACGTCTTCGCGGGCGTCGTCACCCTCCTCACGGGGCACCGGACGACGGACACGTCCTTCGGGCTCCGCGCCATGCGGGCGGACCTCACGGGGGTCGTCACGCTGCGGCAGCCGCAGTACCAGTCCTCCGAGCTGCTCCTCGGCGCGCACGCGCACGGCTACCGCGTGGCCGAGGTGCCGGCCTCGATGGCCGTGCGGGCCGCCGGCAGCAGCAAGAAGGGGAAGAACCTCGTCTACGGCTCGCGGTACGCGCGGGTGGTCCTCGGCACCGCCTGGCGCGAGGGGCTCCCGGCGCCCGTCACCGAGGTGGCGCCGGCGCTGCGTCCGTAG
- a CDS encoding NAD-dependent epimerase/dehydratase family protein: MSSRVLVTGVNGFVGRHVAAALRGLGAEVVGVDRTAHPDVPTVVGDLTDAAVRDAAVTADVDAVVHLAAVTSVLGSVERPAATTALNVVATAGLLELCRERGVGAFVLASTNAVVGDVGAGVDGRGTITEELPLRPLTPYGATKAAGEMLLSGYAGAFGLRAPAVRLTNVYGPGMRAKDSFVPRLLRAAAAGEGVVVYGDGEQRRDLVHVSDAARGLAQAALGWPSGPTIVGGATSYTVNEMVAAAREATGAAIPVEHQPARPGEMPAVVVDVARARSLGYAPTTSLAAGMASAWPDFRPAP; the protein is encoded by the coding sequence GTGAGCAGCAGGGTCCTCGTCACCGGCGTCAACGGCTTCGTCGGCCGGCACGTCGCGGCGGCGCTGCGCGGGCTGGGCGCCGAGGTCGTCGGCGTCGACCGCACCGCCCACCCCGACGTCCCCACGGTCGTCGGCGACCTCACCGACGCCGCGGTCCGCGACGCCGCGGTGACGGCGGACGTCGACGCGGTCGTCCACCTCGCGGCCGTCACGTCGGTGCTCGGCTCCGTCGAGCGGCCCGCCGCGACGACGGCGCTCAACGTCGTCGCGACGGCCGGGCTCCTCGAGCTCTGCCGCGAGCGGGGCGTCGGGGCCTTCGTCCTCGCCTCGACCAACGCCGTCGTGGGCGACGTCGGCGCCGGGGTCGACGGGCGCGGCACCATCACCGAGGAGCTGCCCCTGCGGCCGCTCACGCCCTACGGCGCCACGAAGGCCGCCGGCGAGATGCTGCTCTCCGGCTACGCGGGCGCCTTCGGCCTGCGCGCCCCCGCGGTCCGGCTCACCAACGTCTACGGGCCGGGCATGCGGGCCAAGGACTCCTTCGTGCCCCGCCTGCTGCGCGCGGCCGCGGCCGGGGAGGGCGTCGTCGTCTACGGCGACGGCGAGCAGCGGCGCGACCTCGTCCACGTCTCCGACGCCGCCCGCGGCCTCGCGCAGGCCGCGCTCGGCTGGCCGAGCGGCCCGACGATCGTCGGCGGCGCCACCTCGTACACGGTCAACGAGATGGTGGCGGCGGCCCGCGAGGCCACGGGCGCCGCGATCCCCGTCGAGCACCAGCCGGCCCGACCGGGCGAGATGCCCGCCGTCGTCGTCGACGTCGCCCGGGCCCGCTCGCTGGGGTACGCGCCGACGACGTCGCTCGCCGCGGGCATGGCGTCGGCGTGGCCGGACTTCCGCCCGGCCCCGTGA
- a CDS encoding NAD-dependent epimerase/dehydratase family protein, producing the protein MRILVLGGDGYLGWPTAMYLSAHGHEVGVLDNGLRRQYDHELGAGSLVPIESMATRVRAWREVSGHALRSYTVDLCDADALYAALRDFRPEAVVHFAEQRAAPYSMIDRKHAVHTQVNNVVGTLNLMYAIGELDRDVHVVKLGTMGEYGQPNIDIEEGWLEVTHKGRTDRMMFPKKPGSFYHLSKVHDSHNLEFGCRIWGLRVTDLNQGVVYGQETPETALDPRLATRLDYDSVFGTVINRFAIQAVLGQPLTVYGGGSQTRATIDIRDTVECVRLACENPADRGEFRVFNQATEKFSLTEMADVVARAYPGTAEVVKVDNPRVEIEDHYYAFTHTALESLGLQPHLLSETLLTSMFAVIRENEHRVDLEAMRPVVDWRRAANQAPALRLSGS; encoded by the coding sequence GGGCTGCGCCGCCAGTACGACCACGAGCTCGGGGCCGGCAGCCTCGTGCCGATCGAGTCGATGGCCACCCGCGTCCGCGCCTGGCGCGAGGTCAGCGGCCACGCGCTCCGCTCGTACACGGTCGACCTCTGCGACGCCGACGCGCTCTACGCGGCGCTGCGGGACTTCCGCCCCGAGGCGGTCGTCCACTTCGCGGAGCAGCGCGCGGCGCCCTACTCGATGATCGACCGCAAGCACGCGGTCCACACGCAGGTCAACAACGTCGTCGGCACGCTCAACCTCATGTACGCGATCGGCGAGCTCGACCGCGACGTCCACGTCGTCAAGCTCGGGACGATGGGCGAGTACGGCCAGCCCAACATCGACATCGAGGAGGGCTGGCTCGAGGTCACGCACAAGGGCCGGACCGACCGGATGATGTTCCCCAAGAAGCCCGGCAGCTTCTACCACCTGTCCAAGGTGCACGACTCGCACAACCTCGAGTTCGGCTGCCGCATCTGGGGCCTGCGCGTCACCGACCTCAACCAGGGCGTCGTCTACGGGCAGGAGACGCCGGAGACGGCGCTCGACCCGCGCCTCGCGACCCGGCTCGACTACGACTCCGTCTTCGGCACGGTCATCAACCGCTTCGCCATCCAGGCGGTGCTGGGCCAGCCGCTCACCGTCTACGGCGGCGGGTCGCAGACGCGCGCCACCATCGACATCCGCGACACGGTCGAGTGCGTGCGCCTGGCGTGCGAGAACCCCGCCGACCGCGGCGAGTTCCGCGTCTTCAACCAGGCGACGGAGAAGTTCTCCCTCACGGAGATGGCCGACGTCGTCGCCCGCGCCTACCCCGGCACGGCGGAGGTCGTGAAGGTCGACAACCCGCGCGTGGAGATCGAGGACCACTACTACGCCTTCACGCACACGGCGCTGGAGTCCCTCGGCCTGCAGCCGCACCTGCTCTCGGAGACGCTCCTGACGTCGATGTTCGCGGTGATCCGCGAGAACGAGCACCGGGTCGACCTCGAGGCCATGCGCCCGGTCGTCGACTGGCGCCGCGCCGCCAACCAGGCGCCGGCGCTGCGGCTGTCCGGCTCGTGA